In Roseiconus lacunae, the DNA window CTTCGGACCAAGTTTTTGAGCGATTGCAAGAAGGCGGGTTTGCACCGACACCCAACTCAGCCTTCCCGGTCGCCCAAGAACGATTGCTCGAAGCGATTGCCCATGTGATCGTCGATGCGAGATACCATCATCATCGGCTGCAAACTTTGATTCGTGAACTTGATGAACAAGAAGACGTGGTCGATGAATCTCGGGGACGAGTCCAAGTCGGATCGATCGATCCCACAGAACTTGAAGTTTTAATCGCCCACTGTCAGTCGACCGCGGAACGTCAGGACCAGGAACGCCGAGTGATCGGGACGTTGTCGAGTCAGCTCAATCGATTAATCGGACAATCACTAACTCACGCCTTGATTGATTCCGTTGGAGATCAGCCACAGCTAACAATTCCGGGAATTGACGATCGGGTTTCGGCGGACCGCCTTCGCTGGCGTTTCGATGTTGACCAAGCCCGGCGCGACGTGAAGGTTCGTGGCCAACGATCCGGTCTTACCGAAGCAGAGACGTTGCCGATGTTGGCGTTTCGTGGATCGATCCATGCCAAACGCGCCGAGCCGGCGCTATCGTTCGCCGAGCCGGATGTGATCCCTTTCGATCAGCCCGAAACATTTCAGTTTCAGCTAGAACCACCTCCGAATGCGGCGATGACTACGGCTGAAAACGTCGGGGCTCTGCAACTAGCGATGGCGGGGTATCATCAGGTGGTTGCAACTGCGGCGTCGGAGGTTCAAGAGCTGCTTACCGATTACGTTGAACTACAGGATCACGTTGCACGTCAACGAGAATTGGTCGCACGTACCGACAAGGATCTGGACGAACTATTGCGGCAATTCGATGCCGGACAACTCGAAGCGACTCATCTCATCGACATTCAGAGTCAATTGATCGATCGCTATTTCAAGCAGCACGAGTTGGAACGTCAGCTCGGTCATGTGGCGATTGAATTGTTCGTTGCGTTAGGAGGACCACGACATTCATCGCAGGTGATCCCTGCGGGTTGGCAAGCTCGGTAAGCAAAAGTCTGGTGGGTGCGACCGATGTCAGGGTTACGTGATTTGCCGTTTGGCACGGTTGATGCGTTGTTCGTAACCGTTGCTTGCGTGTCGGCCCCATTGATTTTCAGATACGCAACTTAGTTCGAACCGATGGCATCCAAGGACGCCGTCCATCGTGATGAACCAATCGAACATTCTCACGCTTTAGCCATTCAGCCAATTCACATTCATTGATGACCGACATTCAATTTGTCTATTTCGATCTCGGCAATATCCTCGTTTCCTTTGATCCTAGAATCGCAGCGAGAAACCTAGGGCGGTTGCTTGGGATCGACGAGGCAAAGGCTTGGGAGGTCCTCTATGCCAGCGGGTTGGAAGAACGTTATGAACATGGGGAATTGACCGGTGCTGAATTTACACAGCGGCTTCGAGCGTTTGCAACGTCTGAGCAAAGCTCGATTACCGATCAGGCAATTCTGGATGCGATCAGTGACATGTTTACTCCCATCGAGTCGATGGTTCGCTTGCTGCAGCAGACACGCCAAAAGATTGGGAAGATTGGGATCCTTTCCAACACGTGCGAGGCGCATTGGGATTGGATTAGACGCCAGAATTGGGCTGTCTCGAAGGTTCAAGTTGACGTCACGATTCTTAGTTGTCGGGTTGGAGCGATGAAACCGGCCGCAGCGATTTACGAAGTGGCGGAAATTCAATCCGGCGTCGCGGCCGAGCAAATTTTATTCATTGATGACAAGCCGGAAAACGTCCTTGCTGCGGTGAATCGAGGATGGAACGCGCACTGTTGTCTTGGCGGGGAGCCTGCGTTTGACGTGCTTTCGCGTGAGCTGAAACTTCCCTGAAGACACGCACTGGCATATTGAACCCTGTTGTCGTCGCATCGTGCCTGGGATGCGAAATCCAGGTATCGGCCTGCAGGTGGACATTGCCGAACGCTGCGAGAACGAACTAATTCTTGGGATGGTTTTGAGACGTCGCCTGGGATCTCCCGTCCTCGCGGACATCTTTTCGTTGATTTGTGCAACGATCGCTCGGCAATGTTATCTTAGCGGCCTTCCGGTGGACCGATACCGGTGCGTCCGGGTGGACGTACGAGGCGTTAGTAAGATCGAATATGCGACGTACAGGCTAGTATGACGACCGGCAGGGTTGTCGCGGCCGGCGGTAGGAGCGTTCAATTCTGCGACACGCCATTCCCTCCCACGATTTTCAGCGGAAGCCATAAAGGAACAGACTTCGATGAATCGCTGCCTCTCAATTGCACTACTATTTTGGAGCGTTTGCTCGCTCACCATCGCCGATGATCGCCCCAATATTCTTTGGTTGACCTGCGAGGACAACAACGTCAATTGGGTCGGATGTTACGGCAATCCACACGCTGACACACCCAACATCGATCAGTTGGCGAAAGAAGGCTTTCAGTATATGCACTGTTATGCCAACGCCCCGGTCTGCGCGCCGCAACGCAGCACGTGGATTACGGGGGTCCATGCGATCTCGATGGGCACTCATCCGATGCGAAGTCGCTATCCGATTCCCCACGACAAGATCAAGTACTATCCAGATTTGTTGAAAGAGGCTGGCTACTTCGTCGGCAACGATCGTAAGACGGACTACAACATTGGTGGACGTGACGACGGCAGCCCATGGGATACGAAGAAAACCGACTGGGAATCGCTGAAGAACAACCAGCCGTTTTTCATGGTGATCAATAGCACGCAATCTCATGAATCAAAAGCATTCGGCGACGTCAATCAAACGAAGCGTGACCCACAAAACGTACGTTTAGCAAAGTATCACCCCGACATCCCGGTGATCCGCAAGAATTACGCACACTACCATGACGCCGTCAAAAAGATGGATTCGGAAATCGGTACCGCTCTGAAAAAACTTGAAGAGTCCGGTTTGGCAGAAAACACCATTGTGATTCACAATTCTGATCATGGTGGAGTCATCGCACGTAGCAAACGGTACTTGTTCAACAGCGGGACTCACTGCCCGTTGATCATTCGGATCCCCGAAAAGTTCAAGCATCTTCGTCCCGGAGACCCAGGTTCAAAAGTCGATGATTTAGTCAGTTTTGTTGACATGCCGAAAACCTGGTTGGACCTGTGCGGTGCCGAAAAGCCCGACTATCTACAGGGCAAGGTTTTTTTGGGACCTAATAAGGAGGCGCGCGAGTACCACGTTAGTTTTCGAACTCGTATGGATGAACGCTGTGACAATGTACGAGCTGTTCGCGATCAACGGTTTCTATTGATTCGAAATTACATGCCCTACGCGCCGTGGGGCCAGCATTTGAATTACTTGTGGCGAATGGAAGCGACCCAGGCTTGGGAGGCACATCATCGTGCCGGAAAAACGGACGCAATCACGGGCCGATTCTTTGGAACGAAACCACCGATGGAACTTTACGACACCCATCAAGATCCTGACAACGTTCACAACTTGATCGATGATCCGAAATACTCCGACGACGTCAATCGACTGTCGAAAGCTCTCGATCAATGGCAACGCGAGATTTTCGATGCCGGGCTGTTGCCGGAAAGCGAAGTGGTTCGTCGCAGTGAACAATCCGGCAAAACGATTTATGAAATGGTTCGCACCAAGTCACTTTACGATGTCGAGGCATTGCAAAGTGCCGCGTCGACAGCCGTCGAGCAAGACCCCGCAAATTTGGATCAACTCTACAAAAACCTCGATAGCGACGACGACGGAGTACGCTATTGGGGCATCGTCGGGCTGTTTAATCTGCAGCCGAAACATGAAGTTGACCTGAATCGGGTTCGGGCATGCCTCGAAGATTCGTCGCATCACGTCCGGGTGATGGCCGCGTGGATTTTGTACCGAGACGGCGACAGGCAGGCCGCGCAGAAGTGTTGGAACGAGTTGCTCGAAAGCGATTCCTATGCCTCGCTCAAAATTTTCAATGTGGTTGACTGGATCGGTGATGGAATTGAACCCTACCGAGCCTCAATGAAAAAATGCAATTTTAGCCACAATGGCTATGTTGATCGAATGAAGGAGTACATGGAGATCCAATAGCGAGCAGCCGATAGCACAACGCATCAACCGCTTGGCGTTAGCCACGGTTGATGGGTTTGACGAAACCGCGGCTAACGCCGATCGGCTGATGATGGCGCGCTGTATTGTTGGTGCGATAACCGCCTGGCGTTAGCCACGGTTGATTTGTTTGACGAAACCGCGGCTAACGCCGATCGGCTGATGTGGGCACGCAGTTTTGTTGGTGCGATTAGCCGCTTGGCGTTAACCAGGGTTGGTGTGTTTGACGAAACCGCGGCTAACGCCGATCGGCTGATCTGGGCACGCAGTTTTGTTGGTGCGATTAACCGCCTGGCGTTAGCCACGGTTGATGCGTTTGACGAAACCGCGGCTAACGCCGATCGGCTGATGTGGGCACGCAGTTTTGTTGGTGCGATTAACCGCCTGGCGTTAGCCAGGGTTGGTGTGTTTGACGAAACCGCGGCTAACGCCGATCGGCTGATGTGGGCACGCTGTTTTGTCGGTGCGATTAGCCGTTTGGCGTTAGCCACGGTTGATGCGTATGAAGTAACCGTGGCAATCGCATCTCGGATAATTTGAGGAAGCAAGACGATGTCAGACGCCCCACTCGCGTTTTTTCTGACATTCACCGTTTACGGAACTTTTCTTCAGGGTGACAGCCGATGGTGGCGATCACGCGGGAGAGGACCTCAGCGACCCCAACCGCTTCTCGAACAGTGGCATCGCGACCGACTTAATCACGATGTAATTCTGCTAGATGAGTCTCAACGTTCGGTCGTTGAACACGAAGTCGTTCGTCTATCTGAATTCCGCGGATGGACACTCTGGAAGATTAGTGTTCGAAGCAACCACGTTCATGTTGTCGTGACAGCAACGAATGCGAATGGTTCAAAGATTCGGGACCAAATCAAAGCCAACTGCACGCGTGCGCTAAGAGAAAAATTTACACAGTTTATCGACAGGCCGGTTTGGTCTGTTGGTGGCGACTGGAAGTGCATCAATACAGACGAGGATTTAGGTCAAGTGATACTTTACGCTAGTGAAGTTCAAGATCGAAAGGACCGGGATAGCTAATGCAGTTTTTGCAAGCACCCGGGATGTTGCTCGATTTGTAATAGGCAGTAATGCCTGTGTTTGACGAAACCGCGGCTAACGCCGATCGGCTGATGGTGGCGCGCTGTATTGTTGGTGCGATTAGCCACGGTTGATCGGCCGAACGCTATGAATCAACCCGTTTGCGAAACGGAGCTTGTAGATCTTCGAGGATCAAGTAGAGGCACGGCACCAAGACCAAAATAATCGCGGTCGAAAACAAAATGCCAAACCCGAGCGAGATCGCCATTGGGATGATGTACTGAGCCTGCAGGGAGTCTTCAAAAATCAGCGGCATGAGACCACCAAATGTGGTCAGGGTCGTTAACAAGATGGGACGAAACCGCCGGACGCCGGCTTGCGAGATCGCTTCGAACGCCGAGCAATGTTTGCGCCGGCGGTTGGCGTAGTCGATCATGATTAGCGAATCGTTGATCACAACACCCGACAACGCGATCACTCCCATCAAACTCACCAGTGAGATGTCGTAGCCTAGGACAATGTGTCCGAGAACGGCGCCGACAACTCCGAATGGAATCGCGACCAGTACTACCAGCGGTTGA includes these proteins:
- a CDS encoding TolC family protein is translated as MNRNSQSCAFIAKRRSPIGIVLAFELADRIRAQLFQRNITGRKMCASVIVRGGSILVGVLSVVGCGGLGDRYAGTMSTHQFEATPQYAYADPNRTPDWRHRAAFENEQPRPWIGGDGRASQAVVQATLRELNDDQLLAAWEVFDDPRLRWMQRIAIQNVSSSDQVFERLQEGGFAPTPNSAFPVAQERLLEAIAHVIVDARYHHHRLQTLIRELDEQEDVVDESRGRVQVGSIDPTELEVLIAHCQSTAERQDQERRVIGTLSSQLNRLIGQSLTHALIDSVGDQPQLTIPGIDDRVSADRLRWRFDVDQARRDVKVRGQRSGLTEAETLPMLAFRGSIHAKRAEPALSFAEPDVIPFDQPETFQFQLEPPPNAAMTTAENVGALQLAMAGYHQVVATAASEVQELLTDYVELQDHVARQRELVARTDKDLDELLRQFDAGQLEATHLIDIQSQLIDRYFKQHELERQLGHVAIELFVALGGPRHSSQVIPAGWQAR
- a CDS encoding HAD family hydrolase, which gives rise to MTDIQFVYFDLGNILVSFDPRIAARNLGRLLGIDEAKAWEVLYASGLEERYEHGELTGAEFTQRLRAFATSEQSSITDQAILDAISDMFTPIESMVRLLQQTRQKIGKIGILSNTCEAHWDWIRRQNWAVSKVQVDVTILSCRVGAMKPAAAIYEVAEIQSGVAAEQILFIDDKPENVLAAVNRGWNAHCCLGGEPAFDVLSRELKLP
- a CDS encoding sulfatase family protein, with the translated sequence MNRCLSIALLFWSVCSLTIADDRPNILWLTCEDNNVNWVGCYGNPHADTPNIDQLAKEGFQYMHCYANAPVCAPQRSTWITGVHAISMGTHPMRSRYPIPHDKIKYYPDLLKEAGYFVGNDRKTDYNIGGRDDGSPWDTKKTDWESLKNNQPFFMVINSTQSHESKAFGDVNQTKRDPQNVRLAKYHPDIPVIRKNYAHYHDAVKKMDSEIGTALKKLEESGLAENTIVIHNSDHGGVIARSKRYLFNSGTHCPLIIRIPEKFKHLRPGDPGSKVDDLVSFVDMPKTWLDLCGAEKPDYLQGKVFLGPNKEAREYHVSFRTRMDERCDNVRAVRDQRFLLIRNYMPYAPWGQHLNYLWRMEATQAWEAHHRAGKTDAITGRFFGTKPPMELYDTHQDPDNVHNLIDDPKYSDDVNRLSKALDQWQREIFDAGLLPESEVVRRSEQSGKTIYEMVRTKSLYDVEALQSAASTAVEQDPANLDQLYKNLDSDDDGVRYWGIVGLFNLQPKHEVDLNRVRACLEDSSHHVRVMAAWILYRDGDRQAAQKCWNELLESDSYASLKIFNVVDWIGDGIEPYRASMKKCNFSHNGYVDRMKEYMEIQ